In the Variovorax sp. S12S4 genome, one interval contains:
- a CDS encoding LysR family transcriptional regulator: MEIRPLRYFVAVAETGHMTRAAEQLGIQQPPLSQAIKALERELGVLLFRRHPRGVALTDAGRLFQVEALRMLQDMAAMKQRMARVAKGQAGTLAVGFTSSAAAHRFVPEALRAFRRAHPDVELQLREDNAAELTEALDAGRLHCGLLRVPVARPEGLRFETLLREPVLVAMPSDHRFALARSKASRPLPLAKLCEEGIILVRRPGAPGLYAELLAMCHAKGLRPRVVAEVDRMMTNLNLVAAGVGLSVVPASMTGVHAHAIAYTRLADGGQLDAPLTLVSRVEEDNLPAQHFAALLRRHASENPGS, translated from the coding sequence ATGGAGATAAGACCGCTTCGCTACTTCGTGGCCGTCGCCGAGACCGGCCACATGACGCGGGCCGCCGAACAGCTGGGCATTCAGCAGCCGCCGTTGAGCCAGGCCATCAAGGCGCTCGAACGCGAGTTGGGGGTGCTGTTGTTCCGGCGGCATCCGCGCGGCGTGGCGCTCACCGATGCGGGCCGGCTGTTCCAGGTGGAGGCGCTGCGCATGCTGCAGGACATGGCGGCCATGAAGCAGCGCATGGCGCGCGTGGCCAAAGGGCAGGCCGGCACGCTGGCGGTCGGCTTCACCAGCTCGGCCGCGGCGCACCGCTTCGTGCCCGAGGCGTTGCGTGCTTTTCGCCGCGCGCATCCGGACGTGGAGCTGCAGCTGCGCGAGGACAACGCGGCCGAACTCACCGAGGCGCTCGACGCCGGCCGCCTGCACTGCGGCCTGCTGCGCGTGCCGGTGGCGCGGCCCGAAGGCCTGCGCTTCGAAACGCTGCTGCGCGAACCTGTGCTGGTGGCAATGCCCAGCGATCACCGCTTTGCCCTCGCGCGCAGCAAGGCCTCGCGGCCGCTGCCGCTTGCGAAGCTGTGCGAGGAAGGCATCATCCTCGTGCGCCGTCCGGGCGCGCCGGGCCTCTACGCCGAGTTGCTGGCCATGTGCCATGCCAAAGGCCTGCGGCCGCGCGTGGTGGCCGAGGTGGACCGCATGATGACCAACCTGAATCTCGTCGCCGCGGGCGTCGGCCTGTCGGTGGTGCCGGCCTCGATGACGGGTGTGCATGCGCATGCCATTGCCTACACCCGGCTCGCCGACGGCGGCCAGCTCGACGCACCGCTCACGCTGGTCTCGCGCGTGGAAGAAGACAACCTGCCCGCCCAGCACTTTGCCGCGCTGCTGCGCAGGCATGCGAGCGAGAACCCCGGCTCATGA
- a CDS encoding Bug family tripartite tricarboxylate transporter substrate binding protein, with translation MSFSPRRRRLVRDTGIALAAACAVPQLLRAAPSPSPSTQWPNRPIRLIVVYPPGGVSDGMARVLAEPLAQSLGVPVLVENRAGAGGSIGMDALARAMPDGCTLAFSAISPITLHPLVARVPYDPLRAFAPVASVMRTPVLVVGTPAFAGRGFQELIALARSQPGAVRWATSGVATIGHMVLAQVRMQSRTAITHIPYAGGGPQLNDALGGQFEVLSTNVAAQQLQYIGEGRLQALAVGSAARIEALPAVPTLAELGYERANRDSLFGIFAPARTPPAVLQRLNAQINRVLRSDTVRARLRGAYNLPVGGAIEDLAQEIAVDRRRNRELVSGDRSQFD, from the coding sequence ATGAGTTTTTCGCCGCGCCGCCGCCGGCTGGTGCGTGACACCGGCATTGCGCTTGCCGCCGCCTGCGCCGTGCCGCAGTTGCTGCGGGCTGCGCCATCGCCTTCGCCTTCGACTCAATGGCCGAACAGGCCGATTCGCTTGATCGTGGTCTACCCGCCGGGCGGCGTGAGCGACGGCATGGCCCGCGTGCTGGCCGAGCCGCTGGCCCAATCGCTCGGCGTTCCGGTGCTCGTCGAAAACCGTGCCGGCGCGGGCGGCAGCATCGGCATGGATGCGCTGGCGCGTGCCATGCCCGACGGCTGCACGCTCGCGTTTTCGGCCATCAGCCCGATCACGTTGCATCCGCTGGTTGCCCGCGTGCCCTACGACCCGTTGCGCGCCTTTGCCCCGGTGGCAAGCGTGATGCGCACGCCCGTGCTCGTGGTCGGCACGCCGGCCTTTGCGGGCCGCGGCTTCCAGGAGCTGATTGCGCTTGCGCGCAGCCAGCCCGGCGCGGTGCGGTGGGCCACGTCAGGCGTGGCCACCATCGGCCACATGGTGCTTGCGCAGGTGCGCATGCAAAGCCGCACCGCCATCACGCACATTCCCTACGCGGGCGGCGGCCCGCAGCTCAACGATGCACTCGGCGGGCAGTTCGAGGTGCTGTCGACCAACGTTGCCGCGCAGCAGCTGCAGTACATAGGCGAAGGGCGGCTGCAGGCGCTCGCGGTGGGTTCAGCCGCGCGCATCGAGGCCTTGCCCGCGGTGCCGACGCTTGCCGAACTGGGCTACGAGCGGGCCAATCGCGATTCGCTCTTCGGCATCTTCGCGCCGGCCCGCACGCCCCCGGCGGTGCTGCAGCGGCTCAATGCGCAGATCAACCGGGTGCTGCGCAGCGACACCGTGCGCGCGCGGCTGCGTGGTGCGTACAACCTGCCGGTGGGCGGCGCCATCGAAGACCTTGCGCAGGAGATTGCCGTCGACCGCCGGCGCAACCGCGAGCTGGTGTCCGGAGACCGGTCGCAGTTCGACTAG
- a CDS encoding alkaline phosphatase D family protein, whose product MRTQNEKKNDEASQTGDDGGGTDPQQALTGTTRRSLIRNAVLFAMFSASGVSLTGCGGGGGGGGGGIGGGIGGGGGSPPVSTGPVFKHGVASGDPLSDRVILWTRVTAPAPGTLNVEWQLASDERFGVIVARGTVSTGPERDYTVKVDATGLQPASTYFYRFVMGSEASPIGRTKTLPVGGVSQARLAVVSCSNFPSGYFNVYADIAKRTDIDVVLHLGDYIYEYGRVGYASQLAIAIDRVSTPDHEILTLADYRERHAQYRTDSDLRALHARFPMIAVWDDHDLADNAWVGGAANHDESSEGSFAARRAAAVQAYHEWLPTRLPDPANPLLIYRSFDFGTLASLHMLDTRLIGRERQLTLDQYLAGEAAAPTRQLLGQPQVDWLSARMAASAGTWQVLGQQVLMMRMAIPLSIATDFSPETLGAYVAAQALPDAARSDSQRALLAQQKVPYNMDAWDGYPAARDTVLAMARNQGKNLVSLAGDTHNAWAGNLTDVSGQRVGVEFGTSSVSSPGFERAVPLIANDLLADGFLRMVDDLRYAETSKRGYAVLTLTPGEARCEYIEISTVLSRDYSVRTAATLRALPGTGNLQVLAA is encoded by the coding sequence ATGCGCACGCAGAACGAGAAGAAGAACGACGAGGCAAGCCAGACCGGCGATGACGGCGGCGGCACAGATCCCCAGCAAGCCCTGACGGGCACCACCCGACGCTCGCTCATACGCAACGCCGTACTGTTTGCGATGTTCTCGGCCAGCGGGGTGAGCCTGACAGGTTGCGGAGGCGGAGGCGGGGGAGGTGGCGGAGGCATAGGAGGGGGCATTGGCGGAGGCGGAGGCAGCCCGCCCGTGAGCACCGGCCCGGTGTTCAAGCACGGCGTTGCCAGCGGCGACCCGTTGTCGGACCGGGTGATTCTGTGGACCCGGGTGACGGCGCCCGCACCGGGCACCCTGAACGTCGAATGGCAACTTGCAAGCGACGAGCGTTTTGGCGTGATTGTTGCGCGCGGCACGGTGAGCACCGGCCCCGAGCGCGACTACACGGTGAAGGTGGACGCCACGGGGCTCCAGCCGGCCAGCACCTATTTCTACCGCTTCGTGATGGGCAGCGAGGCCTCGCCCATCGGCCGCACAAAGACGCTGCCGGTGGGCGGTGTTTCGCAGGCCCGGCTGGCGGTGGTGTCCTGCTCCAACTTTCCCAGCGGCTACTTCAATGTGTATGCCGACATTGCCAAGCGCACCGACATCGACGTGGTGCTGCACCTGGGCGACTACATCTACGAATATGGCCGCGTGGGCTATGCGTCGCAGTTGGCCATTGCCATCGACCGCGTATCGACACCCGACCATGAGATCCTGACGCTTGCGGACTACCGCGAGCGCCATGCGCAATACCGCACCGACAGCGACCTGCGTGCGCTGCATGCGCGGTTTCCCATGATTGCCGTCTGGGACGACCATGACCTGGCCGACAACGCATGGGTGGGCGGCGCCGCCAACCACGACGAATCGAGCGAGGGCAGCTTTGCGGCGCGGCGCGCGGCCGCCGTGCAGGCCTACCACGAGTGGCTGCCGACGCGGCTGCCCGACCCGGCCAACCCGCTGCTGATCTACCGCTCGTTCGACTTCGGCACGCTGGCTTCGCTGCACATGCTCGACACCCGGCTGATCGGCCGCGAGCGGCAGCTCACGCTCGACCAATACCTGGCCGGCGAGGCGGCCGCCCCCACGCGGCAACTGCTGGGTCAGCCGCAGGTGGATTGGCTCTCCGCGCGCATGGCGGCCTCGGCCGGTACCTGGCAGGTGCTGGGCCAGCAGGTGCTGATGATGCGCATGGCCATTCCCCTGAGCATTGCGACCGACTTCAGCCCCGAGACGCTGGGCGCCTATGTGGCCGCGCAGGCGCTGCCGGACGCTGCTCGCAGCGACAGCCAGAGGGCCTTGCTCGCGCAGCAGAAGGTGCCCTACAACATGGACGCATGGGACGGCTACCCGGCCGCGCGCGACACCGTGCTTGCCATGGCGCGCAACCAGGGCAAGAACCTCGTCTCGCTGGCCGGCGACACGCACAACGCCTGGGCCGGCAACCTCACCGATGTTTCGGGGCAGCGGGTGGGGGTGGAATTCGGAACGTCGTCGGTGTCGTCGCCCGGCTTCGAGCGGGCGGTGCCGCTGATTGCCAACGACCTGCTGGCCGACGGCTTCCTGCGCATGGTGGACGACCTGCGCTACGCCGAAACCAGCAAGCGCGGCTATGCCGTGCTGACCCTGACACCCGGCGAAGCGCGCTGCGAATACATCGAGATCAGCACGGTGCTGAGCCGCGACTATTCGGTAAGAACGGCCGCCACGCTGCGCGCGCTGCCGGGCACCGGCAACCTGCAGGTGCTTGCGGCCTGA
- a CDS encoding sigma-70 family RNA polymerase sigma factor, producing MSAAGPLVPPIEVLYSDHHGWLLGWLRRRLGDACDAADLAHDTFVRLMASSRTASLGDEPRAFLTHVAKGLVADHWRRREVERAYLEAIAHLPEPEAPSPEARLLIIESLVRIEAMLASLPGRTRQIFLLAQFDELTLQQISERMAMPVITVRRHIHKALVACMSVA from the coding sequence ATGTCCGCGGCCGGCCCTCTTGTTCCACCCATCGAAGTTCTCTACAGCGACCACCATGGCTGGTTGCTGGGATGGCTGCGCCGCCGCCTGGGCGATGCCTGCGATGCGGCCGACCTGGCCCATGACACCTTCGTGCGGCTGATGGCGTCATCGCGCACCGCCAGCCTCGGCGATGAACCGCGCGCCTTCCTCACGCACGTGGCCAAAGGGCTGGTGGCCGACCACTGGCGCCGGCGCGAGGTGGAGCGGGCCTACCTGGAAGCAATTGCGCATCTTCCTGAACCCGAGGCGCCGTCGCCCGAGGCGCGGCTGCTCATCATCGAATCGCTGGTGCGCATCGAGGCGATGCTGGCCAGCCTTCCGGGCCGCACGCGGCAGATCTTCCTGCTGGCTCAATTCGATGAACTGACGCTCCAGCAAATCTCCGAGCGCATGGCCATGCCCGTGATCACGGTACGACGCCATATCCACAAGGCGCTGGTCGCCTGCATGTCGGTCGCGTGA
- a CDS encoding FecR domain-containing protein: protein MNRQQPATAGASPSPALLSEAADWMMTLRYGDNAQAGQEAQANFDRWRQQSPAHAEAWARAEALMGVFAQVPTGIGKNAFHALQRPNRRRGMGMLGALLVAAPAGWLAWRHMPWREWTADVATATGERKSMTLADGSRLVLNTASAVDIVFTAAERRIRLQAGEILVTTHADPSPTYRPFLVQTPQGTVRAMGTRFSVRRLDEGTTRVAVFEDAVEIRAVQGASRVLRAGEQIDFEAGRIGAELPVEVSAALWEQGMLLARNMRLADVVAEMSRYRSGVLRCHPAVADLRVSGAVSLADTDAGLALLAHSLPLRIEQTTRHWVTVAPR from the coding sequence ATGAACAGACAGCAGCCGGCCACGGCAGGGGCCAGCCCCAGTCCCGCACTCCTGAGCGAAGCCGCCGACTGGATGATGACGCTGCGCTACGGCGACAACGCGCAGGCGGGACAAGAGGCGCAGGCGAACTTCGACCGCTGGCGCCAGCAAAGCCCCGCACATGCCGAGGCCTGGGCGCGGGCGGAGGCCCTGATGGGCGTGTTCGCGCAAGTGCCGACGGGCATCGGCAAGAACGCTTTCCACGCCTTGCAGCGGCCCAATCGCCGCCGCGGCATGGGCATGCTGGGTGCGTTGCTGGTTGCGGCGCCGGCCGGCTGGCTGGCGTGGCGGCACATGCCCTGGCGCGAGTGGACCGCCGACGTCGCAACGGCCACGGGCGAGCGCAAGTCGATGACGCTGGCGGACGGCTCGCGCCTGGTGCTCAACACCGCCAGCGCCGTGGACATCGTGTTCACCGCCGCGGAAAGACGTATCCGGCTGCAGGCCGGCGAGATTCTTGTGACCACGCATGCCGATCCCTCGCCCACCTATCGGCCCTTTCTGGTACAGACGCCGCAGGGCACTGTGCGTGCCATGGGCACGCGCTTCAGCGTGCGCCGCCTGGACGAAGGCACCACCCGGGTCGCGGTGTTCGAAGATGCCGTGGAGATACGGGCGGTGCAAGGTGCATCGCGTGTGCTGCGTGCCGGCGAGCAGATCGACTTCGAGGCCGGGCGCATCGGAGCGGAGCTTCCTGTGGAGGTCAGCGCCGCGCTCTGGGAGCAGGGCATGCTGCTCGCAAGAAACATGCGGCTGGCGGATGTCGTCGCCGAAATGAGCCGCTATCGCAGCGGCGTTTTGCGCTGCCACCCCGCGGTGGCTGATCTGCGGGTGTCGGGTGCCGTTTCTCTTGCCGACACCGATGCCGGACTCGCGCTGCTGGCGCACTCGCTGCCGCTGCGCATCGAGCAGACGACCCGGCATTGGGTGACGGTGGCGCCGCGTTAG
- a CDS encoding TonB-dependent siderophore receptor: MTSQQARRHRRIDKFAVAITTTAIRAALGGVGALALGAAPVFAAEAAGPSARQYAIAGGTLADVLAQYAAATGVQLVFEPGMLAGLRSGGLRGRYTAQEGFEQVLRGSGYEVVGQGAGAYSLRKAGAPARSSTGDAATLAPVTVTAATERETPTGRVNGYVARRSATATKTDTALVENPQSVSVITADEIGDRKAESLDEALRYTAGVTPNLKPWAVDEFSLLRGFELGTAGIFMDGLLTSGRSYAAPIEPYGLERLEVLRGPASVLYGKMPPGGMVNAVSKRPTADTVREIGIEYGSYNRKQLKADLAGALDSRNEWTYRLTVLGRDSDTRLDHDRDNRLYIAPALTWQPNASTKLTLLGRYQKDNQAYAWQNQLEQPGVFGQPSPRVNIGGYDNRWRRDNKMLGYEFEHSFDATWSVQQSMRYSELDRSETNVFPRGLRSDGYTMNRSFSPRETHWKGLLLDTRVQARFSSGPLAHTLLAGVDYAKSRTTDEFPYDRPLLAPLNLLAPVYTHQPLAPAADPYVDRVPTKQVGLYLQDQVKWDRWVLTAGVRHDKADATGTRTFGRTGESSEIYDTSASATTGRVGVVYLFESGWAPYVNYATSFSPEIGKDLNGDLLKPSKGRQVEAGVRYQPVGRNASYTASVFDIVRSNVTTAAPQVPGEVIQTGEVKSRGLELEARADVTDNISLIAQYTYLDTRITRSNDGDLGLPQMSTPEHSASVWGKYSFPLGGSTRAFAALGVRYLGKARSAWDTGNANITNPSFTLVDLALGFDRGPWRFSLNVNNLLNKQSLMDCNGSICYRSAERTANVSALYRF, translated from the coding sequence ATGACATCGCAGCAGGCCCGCCGGCACAGGCGCATCGACAAGTTCGCGGTTGCGATCACCACCACGGCCATTCGCGCCGCGCTTGGCGGAGTTGGCGCCTTGGCATTGGGCGCGGCGCCCGTGTTCGCGGCCGAGGCGGCAGGCCCGAGCGCGCGCCAGTACGCGATTGCCGGCGGTACGCTGGCCGATGTGCTGGCGCAGTACGCGGCAGCCACCGGCGTGCAGCTGGTCTTCGAGCCGGGCATGCTCGCAGGGCTGCGAAGCGGCGGGCTGCGCGGGCGCTACACGGCGCAGGAAGGCTTCGAGCAGGTGCTGCGAGGCAGCGGCTATGAAGTCGTGGGGCAGGGCGCCGGTGCCTATTCGTTGCGCAAGGCCGGTGCTCCCGCGCGCAGCAGCACCGGCGACGCCGCCACGCTCGCGCCCGTGACGGTGACTGCCGCGACCGAGCGCGAAACACCCACCGGCCGCGTCAATGGCTATGTCGCCAGGCGCAGCGCCACCGCAACCAAGACGGACACGGCGCTGGTCGAGAACCCGCAGTCCGTCTCGGTCATCACGGCGGACGAAATCGGAGACCGCAAGGCAGAGTCGCTCGACGAGGCGCTGCGCTACACGGCAGGTGTCACGCCCAACCTGAAGCCGTGGGCAGTCGACGAGTTCTCGCTGTTGCGCGGCTTCGAGCTCGGCACCGCCGGTATCTTCATGGACGGGCTGCTGACCTCCGGCCGCTCCTATGCCGCGCCCATCGAGCCCTATGGACTCGAACGGCTCGAAGTTCTGCGCGGGCCCGCGTCCGTGCTCTATGGAAAGATGCCGCCCGGAGGCATGGTCAACGCGGTGAGCAAGCGGCCGACGGCAGACACGGTGCGCGAGATCGGCATCGAGTACGGCAGCTACAACCGCAAGCAGTTGAAGGCCGATCTTGCGGGCGCACTGGACAGCCGCAACGAATGGACCTATCGCCTCACGGTGCTGGGGCGCGATTCGGACACCCGCCTGGACCACGACCGCGACAACCGCCTCTACATTGCGCCGGCCCTCACGTGGCAGCCCAATGCCAGCACCAAGCTCACGCTGCTCGGGCGCTACCAGAAAGACAACCAGGCCTATGCCTGGCAGAACCAGCTGGAGCAGCCCGGCGTGTTCGGCCAGCCGAGCCCGCGCGTGAACATCGGCGGCTACGACAACCGCTGGCGGCGCGACAACAAGATGCTCGGCTACGAGTTCGAGCACAGCTTCGACGCCACGTGGTCGGTGCAGCAGAGCATGCGCTACAGCGAGCTCGATCGCTCCGAGACCAACGTGTTTCCCCGCGGCCTGCGCTCCGACGGCTACACGATGAACCGCAGCTTCTCGCCGCGCGAGACGCATTGGAAGGGCTTGCTGCTCGACACGCGCGTGCAGGCGCGCTTCAGCAGCGGCCCGCTGGCGCACACGCTGCTGGCGGGCGTGGACTATGCCAAGTCGCGCACCACCGACGAGTTTCCGTACGACCGGCCGCTCCTGGCGCCCCTGAACCTGCTCGCGCCGGTGTACACGCACCAGCCGCTCGCGCCGGCCGCCGATCCGTATGTCGACAGGGTGCCAACCAAGCAGGTCGGCCTCTACCTGCAAGACCAGGTGAAATGGGACCGCTGGGTTCTCACCGCCGGCGTGCGACACGACAAGGCGGATGCCACGGGCACCCGCACCTTCGGCAGGACCGGCGAGAGCAGCGAGATCTACGACACGTCGGCCAGCGCCACCACCGGCCGCGTGGGCGTGGTGTACCTGTTCGAGTCCGGATGGGCGCCCTATGTGAACTACGCAACCTCCTTCTCGCCGGAGATCGGCAAGGACTTGAACGGCGATCTGCTCAAGCCTTCGAAGGGCCGGCAGGTCGAGGCCGGCGTGCGCTACCAGCCGGTGGGAAGGAACGCCAGCTACACGGCCTCGGTGTTCGACATCGTTCGCAGCAACGTGACCACGGCGGCGCCGCAGGTGCCCGGAGAAGTCATCCAGACCGGTGAAGTGAAATCGCGCGGGCTCGAGCTCGAGGCCCGTGCCGACGTGACGGACAACATCAGCCTGATTGCCCAGTACACCTATCTGGACACCCGCATCACGCGCAGCAACGACGGCGATCTGGGCCTGCCGCAGATGAGCACGCCGGAGCACAGCGCGTCGGTATGGGGCAAGTACTCGTTCCCGCTGGGCGGCTCGACGCGCGCGTTTGCCGCCCTTGGCGTGCGCTACCTCGGCAAGGCCCGCTCGGCCTGGGACACGGGCAATGCCAACATCACCAACCCGAGCTTCACGCTGGTCGATCTTGCGCTGGGCTTCGACAGGGGACCCTGGCGCTTCTCGCTCAACGTCAACAACCTCTTGAACAAGCAGTCGCTGATGGATTGCAACGGAAGCATCTGCTACCGCAGCGCGGAGCGCACGGCCAACGTGAGCGCGCTCTACCGCTTCTGA
- a CDS encoding DUF3649 domain-containing protein: MSRIAAALFGGYALAALTSVAALALPMGTVEAVLTGMQASFVVYAVAAIWVFAAKSAGRAWLGLAVAAVPLLAAACWVWRAAA; encoded by the coding sequence GTGTCGCGTATCGCGGCAGCGCTGTTCGGCGGCTACGCGCTGGCGGCGCTGACCAGCGTTGCCGCGCTGGCGCTGCCCATGGGCACGGTGGAAGCGGTGCTCACAGGCATGCAGGCCAGCTTCGTGGTGTATGCCGTCGCCGCGATCTGGGTGTTTGCGGCAAAGAGCGCGGGCAGGGCGTGGCTGGGCTTGGCCGTGGCCGCGGTGCCGCTGCTGGCGGCGGCATGCTGGGTGTGGAGGGCGGCGGCATGA
- a CDS encoding PepSY-associated TM helix domain-containing protein: MTATAKSLRQAMAGLHTWTGLLFGWLLYAMFLTGAVSYFREEISQWMRPEVPALGQAPDAAASTASAIAGLQLLAPGASQWVIDLADERRNFIAASWRLGGGHGRAMLDPLTGKAVLARETTGGEFFYYFHFSLHYLPRAPARWLVGLATMFMLVAIISGVITHKKIFTNFFTFRPGKGARSWLDGHNMLSVWMLPFHLLITYTGLITLMTLYMPWGIDSAPGAAQARQSLRAEMTALMPPGAPSGRAAPLADVRAMAREAERRWGSGGVSRLIVDHPGDAASRVRVVRSDATRVSVSPRYLVFDGAEGALLEARDHSEPAAETRGVLYGLHLGRFAGVGLRWMYFLASLAGAGMVATGLVLWAVKRRARRRHLDAEQLAVGLRLVERLNIAAIAGLPVAMAAFFWGNRLLPAGIAGRPDWEIHLFFAAWLLMLFHASVRPVRRAWTEQFGAAAVLCATLPLWNLLAGKRHLLAAIREADWVFAGFELALLAAAAMFAAIAMKTARVGQELEAKPRVTSGGIPG; this comes from the coding sequence ATGACGGCCACGGCAAAGAGCCTGCGCCAGGCCATGGCCGGCCTTCACACCTGGACCGGCCTGCTGTTCGGCTGGCTTCTCTATGCAATGTTTCTCACCGGGGCAGTGAGCTATTTTCGCGAAGAGATCTCCCAATGGATGCGGCCCGAAGTGCCTGCGCTCGGGCAAGCGCCGGACGCGGCCGCAAGCACTGCATCGGCCATTGCAGGCTTGCAGCTGCTCGCACCGGGCGCATCCCAATGGGTGATCGACCTGGCCGACGAACGCAGGAACTTCATTGCCGCATCGTGGCGCCTCGGCGGCGGCCACGGCAGGGCCATGCTCGACCCGTTGACCGGCAAGGCCGTGCTTGCGCGCGAAACCACCGGCGGAGAGTTCTTCTACTACTTCCATTTTTCGCTCCACTACCTGCCGCGCGCCCCGGCACGATGGCTCGTGGGGCTGGCCACGATGTTCATGCTGGTCGCGATCATCAGCGGCGTGATCACGCACAAGAAGATCTTCACGAACTTCTTCACCTTTCGTCCCGGCAAAGGCGCGCGCTCGTGGCTGGATGGGCACAACATGCTGTCGGTCTGGATGCTGCCCTTTCATCTGCTGATCACCTACACCGGCCTGATCACGCTGATGACGCTGTACATGCCGTGGGGCATCGACAGCGCGCCCGGCGCGGCACAGGCGCGCCAATCGCTCAGGGCCGAGATGACGGCGCTCATGCCGCCGGGCGCGCCGAGCGGCAGGGCCGCACCGCTGGCCGATGTACGCGCGATGGCGCGCGAGGCCGAGCGACGCTGGGGAAGCGGCGGCGTGTCGCGGCTGATCGTCGACCACCCGGGCGATGCCGCATCGCGCGTGCGGGTGGTGCGCAGCGACGCGACGCGTGTGTCCGTCAGTCCGCGTTACCTAGTGTTCGATGGTGCAGAGGGCGCGTTGCTGGAGGCCAGGGACCACTCGGAACCCGCCGCTGAAACGCGCGGCGTGCTGTATGGCCTGCACTTGGGGCGCTTTGCCGGCGTCGGGCTGCGCTGGATGTACTTTCTGGCAAGCCTGGCCGGCGCCGGCATGGTTGCGACGGGGCTCGTGCTGTGGGCCGTCAAGCGGCGCGCCCGCCGCCGCCACCTCGACGCCGAGCAGCTCGCGGTCGGACTGCGGCTCGTGGAGCGGCTCAACATTGCTGCCATTGCGGGGCTGCCGGTGGCAATGGCGGCGTTCTTCTGGGGCAACCGCCTGCTGCCGGCCGGGATCGCTGGCCGCCCGGATTGGGAGATTCACTTGTTCTTCGCCGCGTGGCTGCTGATGCTGTTTCACGCGAGCGTGCGACCCGTGCGGCGCGCATGGACAGAGCAGTTCGGGGCCGCTGCCGTGCTGTGCGCCACGCTGCCGCTGTGGAACCTGCTTGCCGGCAAGCGCCACCTGCTGGCTGCGATTCGCGAGGCGGATTGGGTGTTTGCCGGCTTCGAGCTTGCGCTGCTTGCCGCGGCCGCGATGTTCGCGGCGATTGCGATGAAGACCGCCCGGGTCGGCCAGGAGCTGGAAGCGAAGCCACGCGTCACATCAGGCGGAATCCCCGGGTGA